One Alicyclobacillus acidoterrestris DNA window includes the following coding sequences:
- a CDS encoding cation diffusion facilitator family transporter: MSTLTRDERSGTRVAYANAVVNILLAVGKGVVGILAGSEALVADAVHSAADLIGSLAVIIGLRIARKPPDEDHPYGHGKAELIASTIVAGFLVAAAVEVGYTSATSLFHSPTRPESIAAYAALAAMIVKELLYHFNIRLGRRLKSKSLIASAYDHRSDVYSSLAAFIGIGLSLLGHHLHIRWLLYMDSVAGIFVAVLVLRMAIEIAKDSLQSLMDRVVLEEQDLLPYRRAAEAVEGVRSIDEIRVRDHGQYVVVDLEIGVDAHITVAEGHDIAAAVRSQMRQQFDGILDVFVHVNPYYGEEER; this comes from the coding sequence TTGAGTACCCTGACAAGAGATGAGAGAAGTGGAACCCGTGTCGCGTATGCAAACGCGGTCGTCAACATTCTGTTGGCGGTAGGCAAGGGCGTCGTCGGGATTCTCGCGGGAAGTGAGGCGCTGGTTGCGGACGCGGTCCACTCCGCTGCCGACCTGATTGGTTCCTTGGCGGTGATTATTGGGCTGCGCATCGCCAGAAAGCCGCCGGATGAAGACCATCCATATGGCCACGGCAAAGCGGAACTCATCGCTTCTACCATTGTCGCTGGGTTTCTCGTCGCGGCTGCGGTCGAGGTTGGGTATACGTCTGCCACGTCGCTGTTTCACAGCCCCACTCGTCCGGAGAGCATCGCGGCGTATGCGGCGTTGGCCGCGATGATTGTCAAGGAGTTGTTGTATCACTTTAATATTCGTCTCGGCAGAAGGTTGAAAAGCAAGAGTTTAATTGCCAGTGCCTATGACCATAGATCAGATGTATACTCGTCTTTAGCGGCCTTTATCGGCATCGGGTTGTCGCTTTTAGGACATCACCTACATATTCGATGGCTTTTGTACATGGACTCGGTGGCCGGGATTTTTGTCGCCGTCCTCGTGTTGCGGATGGCAATAGAAATCGCCAAGGATTCGCTGCAGAGTTTGATGGACAGGGTCGTGCTTGAAGAGCAGGACCTTTTGCCCTACCGTCGCGCGGCGGAGGCCGTGGAAGGGGTACGGAGCATCGATGAAATTCGCGTACGGGACCACGGGCAGTATGTCGTCGTCGACTTGGAAATCGGCGTCGACGCCCACATCACAGTGGCGGAGGGACATGACATTGCCGCGGCTGTGCGGTCCCAGATGAGACAGCAGTTTGACGGTATTCTCGACGTGTTCGTCCACGTCAATCCATATTACGGAGAAGAAGAGAGGTAG
- the secF gene encoding protein translocase subunit SecF produces MKPKFDIIRLSKWFLLLSSAITVAGIVVFAIFGFNLGTDFKAGSRVQISFSQPVNQEKVGQMFQSIGVPMRDTSITVAGTRQNVAVVRFPEVLTSAQQNKLDGAEKAYFGKDLPDSVQTVDPFVATQTAHKAVYAVLIAAAFIVVYIAIRFEFRFAIAGIIALLHDVFIVLAAFALLRREVDLTFIAAVLTIVGYSINDTIVIFDRIRENLKIVKPKDVETLKQLVNRSLWQTMSRSINTVVTVLIAAVILYFFGGVSIRNFTFALIIGLVSGAYSSIFIASPLWVLMRGRSLKRGKRKETAKTELV; encoded by the coding sequence ATGAAACCAAAGTTTGATATCATCCGTTTGAGCAAGTGGTTCTTACTCCTCTCCAGTGCCATTACGGTCGCCGGTATCGTCGTTTTCGCGATATTTGGGTTCAATTTGGGGACTGACTTTAAAGCGGGATCGCGTGTGCAGATCTCATTTTCGCAGCCAGTCAATCAGGAAAAAGTCGGGCAGATGTTTCAGTCTATCGGCGTCCCGATGAGGGATACATCGATTACGGTCGCAGGCACGCGGCAAAATGTTGCGGTCGTTCGCTTCCCGGAAGTGCTGACGAGTGCGCAGCAGAACAAATTAGATGGCGCGGAGAAGGCGTATTTCGGCAAGGATTTGCCAGACAGTGTACAGACTGTCGATCCGTTTGTGGCCACGCAAACGGCGCACAAGGCGGTGTACGCGGTGCTTATCGCAGCGGCGTTTATCGTCGTCTACATCGCCATTCGGTTTGAGTTCCGCTTCGCGATAGCTGGCATTATCGCCTTGCTGCACGACGTATTCATCGTGTTGGCGGCGTTTGCCCTTTTGCGGCGCGAGGTGGATTTGACGTTTATTGCGGCGGTCTTGACGATTGTCGGTTATTCGATTAACGATACGATTGTCATCTTCGACCGCATCCGTGAGAATTTGAAGATTGTCAAACCAAAAGATGTCGAGACGCTGAAGCAACTCGTCAATCGAAGTCTGTGGCAGACGATGTCGAGATCGATAAACACGGTCGTCACGGTCCTGATCGCCGCAGTCATTTTGTATTTCTTCGGCGGCGTGTCCATTCGCAACTTCACCTTTGCGTTGATTATCGGGTTGGTATCTGGTGCGTACAGTTCCATCTTTATTGCGAGCCCGCTGTGGGTTCTGATGCGCGGGCGCTCGCTGAAGCGGGGCAAACGCAAGGAAACGGCCAAAACGGAACTCGTGTAA
- the secD gene encoding protein translocase subunit SecD: protein MKWGRFLAFLLMAAVILGGTAGSVTNLWKSIPLGLDLQGGFDLLYKIEPLPGQPITESGKQALVQAVENRINSIGTESPMIDLEGQNELRVQLAGTFNQAHAKQVIGTTAQLQIYSSAKIDKKTGKITGPAGKLLATGSDLKSNATWVQDPNTGQNEVAISFKNPTQWENITKQYYQKPIYVFLNGQLLTDPVIKQKMYSGDSVISGPSLNTVQACNQLANSINAGALPYNLSLVSQQSVGPSLGQESLKATLWAGLAAMVLIFIFMIVMYRMAGLIADLALVAYGYVTIAVFDGMHIVLTLSGLAALVLGVGMAVDANIITYERIKDEMRNGRSLKSAVKIGNKNALRTILDSNATTFIAGAVMYAFGEGDIRGFATALMISIIVSLLTAVLLSRVLLFTFTNSNAIRRPWWYGVGKGVLKNDETKV, encoded by the coding sequence ATGAAATGGGGACGCTTTTTAGCGTTCTTGCTGATGGCCGCAGTCATTCTTGGTGGGACTGCCGGCTCAGTAACGAACCTATGGAAATCGATCCCGCTTGGGCTCGATTTACAAGGTGGCTTTGACCTGTTGTACAAAATAGAGCCGCTGCCCGGACAGCCAATCACCGAGAGCGGCAAACAGGCGCTCGTTCAGGCGGTGGAAAATCGCATCAACAGCATAGGTACGGAGTCGCCGATGATTGACCTGGAAGGACAAAACGAGTTGCGGGTGCAACTCGCAGGCACGTTTAACCAGGCGCACGCGAAGCAGGTGATTGGTACCACTGCGCAACTGCAGATTTATTCAAGTGCCAAGATAGACAAAAAAACCGGTAAAATCACCGGTCCGGCTGGAAAATTGCTCGCCACAGGCAGTGATTTAAAAAGCAATGCAACGTGGGTTCAAGACCCAAATACTGGACAGAACGAAGTCGCGATTTCGTTCAAAAATCCGACCCAGTGGGAGAACATCACCAAACAGTATTATCAGAAACCAATTTATGTGTTTTTGAATGGCCAGCTACTGACCGACCCAGTCATCAAGCAAAAGATGTACTCGGGCGACAGTGTCATTTCCGGGCCGAGCTTAAACACGGTACAAGCTTGTAACCAGTTGGCGAACTCCATCAATGCGGGCGCCCTTCCGTATAACTTGTCCTTAGTCAGCCAGCAGAGTGTAGGCCCGTCGCTCGGACAAGAGAGTTTAAAGGCTACATTGTGGGCAGGACTTGCCGCGATGGTGCTGATTTTCATCTTTATGATTGTGATGTATCGGATGGCGGGTCTCATCGCCGACTTGGCGTTGGTCGCTTATGGCTACGTGACGATTGCAGTGTTTGACGGCATGCACATCGTGCTCACGCTGTCGGGACTCGCGGCCTTGGTGCTTGGCGTCGGGATGGCGGTTGACGCGAATATCATCACATACGAGCGAATCAAGGATGAGATGCGCAACGGCCGCAGTTTGAAATCCGCTGTCAAAATTGGGAACAAAAACGCCTTGCGCACCATTTTGGATTCGAACGCGACGACGTTTATCGCCGGTGCGGTCATGTATGCGTTTGGCGAAGGGGACATCCGCGGTTTTGCCACCGCGTTGATGATTAGTATCATCGTCAGCTTGTTGACCGCCGTGCTCCTCAGTCGGGTGCTTTTGTTCACGTTTACCAATTCCAATGCGATTCGTCGTCCGTGGTGGTACGGCGTGGGGAAAGGAGTGCTGAAGAACGATGAAACCAAAGTTTGA
- a CDS encoding post-transcriptional regulator, whose translation MNPQEAPHIRPYITELMSLCATKVEEFRLLGYEEVNLDDVWRFVCAKLPNDAPIHRIVDFILSIRVMDFMNYQTIEAFRGEL comes from the coding sequence GTGAATCCGCAAGAAGCGCCTCATATTCGCCCGTATATCACTGAGTTGATGAGCCTCTGCGCCACGAAGGTTGAAGAGTTTCGACTCTTGGGTTATGAAGAGGTGAATTTGGACGATGTCTGGCGCTTTGTGTGCGCCAAACTGCCGAACGATGCGCCAATCCATCGGATTGTTGATTTCATTTTATCCATCCGCGTGATGGACTTTATGAACTATCAGACGATTGAGGCCTTTCGTGGCGAACTGTAG
- the spoVB gene encoding stage V sporulation protein B, translated as MNRQSFLHGALILMISGLITRIMGFVYRVFLTRIIGAEGMGLFQIVFPILGLVLTLVTAGLPLAISKLVAEAVAQNDKARVKRIMAVSVGVVSVMTIILTIAMYTCRGFVQHHWLSDPRAFPTYLVMIPVVSIIAVSSLYRGYFQGLQDMSPTAWGQILEQTVRIISIWILAAYFVQFSLAYAAAAAMMGMVLGELCGLLFLIVAQRRRGRLDDVLPEGATRSQESVRQTLHAMGEIALPVTFSKLIWSLLFAAEPILVMRALQAAGFATATATTLYGQYSGMAIPLLVFPTVFTGSLATNLVPSVSEAMAASERYRVRIRLSQSFTATAMVAFPTAVVLTMFSGPLTHYIYKEDSIGPILAVMAPFMFLLCLQAPLTGILQGLNKAGIAMVNSIIGGVLKLVLIYVLAAKPTIGILGVSMATVASFTVSCILNLWFVVRYVGFTIRLQALTRVALASCGMFLYMQVITWRQNPLSFGSMMLAIVGGFILYFGLLCALRVLTTRNIRRVPRIGPLLARLVSWMPFAI; from the coding sequence GTGAATCGGCAGTCCTTCCTCCACGGTGCACTGATTCTCATGATATCAGGTCTCATCACGCGGATTATGGGCTTTGTTTACCGCGTATTTCTCACGCGGATTATCGGAGCAGAAGGAATGGGTCTATTTCAGATTGTCTTTCCCATCCTAGGCCTCGTACTCACGCTGGTCACTGCAGGTTTGCCGCTCGCCATCTCCAAACTCGTGGCAGAAGCGGTGGCTCAAAACGATAAAGCCCGCGTCAAGCGCATCATGGCGGTCAGTGTCGGCGTTGTGTCCGTGATGACCATCATCTTGACCATTGCTATGTACACGTGCCGCGGTTTTGTTCAACACCATTGGCTCTCAGACCCGCGCGCATTCCCGACGTATCTCGTGATGATCCCCGTCGTCAGCATCATCGCCGTTTCCAGTCTGTACCGGGGGTATTTTCAAGGTCTGCAGGACATGTCGCCAACCGCTTGGGGGCAGATTCTCGAACAAACCGTCCGCATCATCAGTATCTGGATCTTAGCGGCCTATTTCGTGCAGTTCTCGCTGGCGTATGCGGCGGCGGCGGCCATGATGGGCATGGTACTTGGGGAATTGTGTGGCTTACTGTTCCTCATCGTTGCCCAGCGCCGCAGGGGGCGTTTGGACGACGTATTACCGGAAGGTGCGACACGAAGCCAGGAATCAGTCCGGCAGACCCTCCACGCGATGGGGGAAATCGCACTACCTGTAACCTTCAGCAAGTTGATTTGGTCACTCTTGTTCGCAGCTGAACCGATTCTCGTCATGCGTGCACTTCAGGCGGCCGGATTCGCTACGGCGACCGCCACCACGCTGTACGGCCAATATAGCGGCATGGCCATCCCGTTACTCGTGTTTCCGACGGTGTTCACCGGATCTTTGGCCACAAATTTGGTCCCTTCCGTGTCGGAAGCCATGGCGGCATCCGAGCGCTATCGCGTTCGCATCCGACTCTCTCAGAGCTTCACTGCGACAGCGATGGTCGCCTTTCCAACGGCAGTGGTGCTGACGATGTTCTCGGGACCACTCACACACTATATTTACAAGGAGGACTCCATCGGGCCCATTCTGGCCGTGATGGCCCCCTTTATGTTCTTACTCTGCCTGCAGGCGCCACTAACCGGCATTCTGCAAGGCTTGAACAAAGCCGGAATAGCCATGGTCAATTCCATTATCGGCGGCGTCCTCAAGCTCGTGCTCATCTACGTCCTCGCCGCCAAACCGACCATTGGAATCCTTGGCGTAAGCATGGCAACCGTGGCGTCGTTCACCGTTTCCTGCATCCTCAACCTCTGGTTCGTCGTCCGTTACGTCGGGTTTACCATCCGACTGCAGGCGTTGACACGCGTCGCGCTGGCCTCCTGTGGGATGTTTCTCTATATGCAAGTTATCACATGGAGACAAAATCCCCTGTCGTTTGGCTCCATGATGCTGGCCATCGTCGGCGGGTTCATTCTCTACTTTGGGCTGTTGTGCGCACTTCGCGTGCTCACCACGCGCAACATCCGACGAGTGCCGAGAATTGGTCCACTACTCGCGCGCCTCGTCTCGTGGATGCCATTTGCCATCTAA
- a CDS encoding DUF421 domain-containing protein, which produces MPHIPDWQFPIRVLVLYLVVMISLRIMGKREIGQLSVFDFVVSVMIAELSTLPMEDTEVPLYKSFIAIGSLVLFQIVVAFIQIKSHRFRHFVDGEPSVLIEHGQVKDREMRRMRYSVHDLLTQLREKGVSNIADVEFAILETSGQLSVFPKADVRPLTARDVGQPVQSESIPLPLVIDGVLVPKTLGILGRDKEWLKSELKRRGYAMSDVFYASIDTQGQIWIDERDAKDKKQRDKPSDKH; this is translated from the coding sequence GTGCCACATATACCAGATTGGCAGTTTCCAATTCGCGTCCTCGTTTTGTATTTGGTCGTCATGATTTCACTTCGGATTATGGGTAAACGGGAAATTGGGCAGTTATCCGTGTTTGACTTCGTCGTGTCCGTGATGATTGCGGAACTGTCGACCCTGCCCATGGAGGATACCGAAGTTCCGCTGTACAAATCGTTTATCGCGATTGGGTCATTGGTGCTCTTTCAAATCGTGGTTGCTTTCATTCAAATTAAAAGCCATCGGTTTCGGCACTTTGTCGACGGCGAACCATCCGTGTTGATTGAGCATGGTCAGGTGAAAGATCGTGAAATGAGACGCATGCGCTACTCGGTTCACGACTTGTTGACCCAACTTCGCGAAAAAGGCGTCTCGAATATCGCTGATGTGGAATTCGCCATTTTGGAGACGTCTGGTCAACTCAGCGTGTTTCCGAAAGCGGACGTGCGCCCCTTGACCGCCCGAGATGTCGGACAACCCGTTCAATCGGAATCTATCCCTTTGCCGTTGGTCATCGATGGCGTCCTGGTTCCGAAGACGCTTGGTATCCTTGGCCGCGACAAAGAGTGGCTAAAGTCGGAATTAAAGCGCCGCGGATACGCGATGTCGGACGTGTTTTACGCTTCGATTGACACGCAAGGTCAAATTTGGATTGACGAGCGCGACGCCAAGGACAAAAAACAGCGAGATAAACCATCAGACAAACATTAG
- a CDS encoding sensor domain-containing diguanylate cyclase: MEKVVLRRQSAMSVLFGTLGLIVAVLYIPQLLDTNWFVLLMLVILATTLEMLPIPMRQSLTTLVPVVPMAAMVVSGPALAMWTLIIAAFATPLVMRDWNFITAYFNAGQYTLSVFFMALTFRLFQGHVGRDKLTTMVLLGVIVSSLVFLVVNHLFINLLNAARGTLEFSSAVYVLFADLLNIAICLPFAFLMIGASEANSIMGPVMILPIVILAYILRVHRLTRDLQIVHQATTRLTTEFDRRAIAEEAARLAQKLTLADIVVIFVLDETGRTLVREVVYPEDQALAYEIETIPESMGGVVWRTIRSGEFIYVPDTRKDKRVRWFSNEVLKDEVPSLLSMAVFPMQAHMTAQGAIVCYAERSYAFTYHTQYVSALASQVSVLFENARLYEELHERTRRDSATGLYNYRYFYEELSTRVSASVAQGVPVSVMIVDIDFFKKFNDTYGHLAGDAVLREVGRLLQKFSGEDAFVARYGGEEFALLFPLGRTETYEVAERIREAVRQISVEFHGYRLQGITVSIGIASCPEDSDTDRDLLLKADSAMYWGAKQRGRNRTAVYTPEFDAQLFVDNLTGLYTFHMVNIRVREEVLRGVTRWSAICIDLAQFGHVNSAFGFEVGDQVLRQTGMIIRECLRHDELACRYGGDEMLILLPEVSEAEAEMIEERVVSAISSYRFQVGDSVVLNVRVKAKRHVLEDVEGGADLFNRVANLFSELQDVAGQSMA, from the coding sequence GTGGAAAAGGTCGTTCTGCGCAGACAGTCGGCGATGAGTGTACTGTTTGGAACACTTGGTTTGATTGTTGCCGTGCTATATATCCCACAACTATTGGACACCAATTGGTTTGTGCTCCTCATGTTGGTCATTTTGGCGACCACGTTGGAAATGTTACCGATTCCCATGCGGCAGAGTTTAACCACACTCGTCCCCGTGGTGCCGATGGCCGCGATGGTCGTCAGTGGACCAGCGCTTGCGATGTGGACGCTCATTATCGCTGCGTTTGCTACACCCCTGGTGATGCGGGATTGGAATTTTATCACGGCTTATTTTAATGCCGGTCAATATACGCTGAGTGTGTTCTTTATGGCGCTGACGTTTCGGCTGTTCCAGGGTCATGTGGGTCGTGATAAGCTCACGACGATGGTGCTGCTCGGCGTTATCGTGTCATCCCTCGTTTTTTTGGTAGTTAACCACTTGTTTATCAATCTGTTGAACGCGGCGAGAGGAACGCTTGAGTTTTCTTCAGCTGTCTATGTGCTATTTGCAGACCTATTAAATATTGCGATTTGCTTGCCGTTTGCTTTTCTGATGATTGGCGCGTCGGAGGCCAACTCCATCATGGGACCGGTCATGATTTTACCGATCGTGATTCTGGCCTATATTTTGCGCGTGCATCGGTTGACGCGAGACTTGCAGATTGTTCATCAGGCCACCACGCGGTTGACGACGGAGTTTGACAGGCGGGCCATTGCCGAAGAGGCCGCGCGGCTTGCGCAAAAGTTGACGTTGGCGGATATCGTTGTCATCTTTGTACTGGATGAGACGGGAAGAACGTTAGTGCGAGAGGTCGTGTATCCAGAGGACCAAGCATTGGCGTATGAGATCGAGACGATTCCAGAATCGATGGGCGGCGTGGTTTGGCGGACAATACGCTCGGGAGAGTTTATTTATGTGCCGGATACGCGTAAGGACAAACGTGTGCGGTGGTTTTCGAACGAAGTTTTGAAAGATGAGGTTCCTAGTTTATTGAGTATGGCGGTCTTTCCAATGCAGGCACACATGACTGCGCAAGGCGCGATTGTCTGTTATGCAGAGCGTTCGTATGCGTTTACATACCATACGCAGTACGTGTCGGCGTTGGCGAGTCAGGTGTCCGTCCTGTTTGAAAACGCTCGCCTCTACGAGGAATTACACGAGCGCACACGGAGAGATTCGGCGACGGGTTTATACAACTATCGATATTTTTACGAAGAGCTGTCTACGCGGGTGAGTGCGTCGGTGGCACAAGGCGTACCGGTATCCGTGATGATTGTGGATATTGACTTCTTTAAGAAATTCAACGATACCTACGGCCACTTGGCAGGAGATGCAGTATTGCGGGAAGTTGGCCGGCTATTGCAAAAATTCAGTGGGGAAGACGCATTTGTGGCGCGTTATGGCGGTGAGGAGTTTGCGCTTTTGTTTCCGCTGGGGCGCACAGAGACGTACGAGGTCGCCGAGCGGATACGTGAAGCCGTGCGTCAGATATCGGTGGAGTTTCACGGGTATCGACTGCAAGGGATTACGGTGAGTATCGGGATCGCAAGTTGTCCAGAGGATAGTGACACGGATAGGGATCTGCTGTTGAAGGCGGACAGCGCGATGTACTGGGGCGCAAAACAGCGGGGCCGCAACCGCACCGCAGTGTATACACCCGAGTTTGACGCGCAACTGTTCGTCGATAACCTCACTGGACTCTACACTTTCCACATGGTCAATATCCGGGTGCGTGAAGAAGTGCTTCGCGGCGTCACGCGGTGGTCGGCAATTTGTATTGATTTGGCGCAGTTTGGCCATGTCAACAGCGCGTTTGGCTTTGAGGTGGGCGACCAGGTTTTGCGACAGACCGGGATGATTATTCGCGAGTGTTTACGTCACGACGAACTCGCATGCCGGTATGGCGGAGACGAGATGTTGATTTTGTTGCCTGAGGTGAGTGAAGCGGAGGCGGAAATGATAGAAGAGCGCGTGGTGAGCGCGATTAGTTCCTACCGTTTTCAAGTGGGCGACAGCGTGGTGCTGAACGTGCGGGTAAAGGCCAAACGCCATGTGTTAGAGGACGTGGAGGGCGGTGCCGATTTGTTTAACCGCGTGGCCAATTTGTTTTCAGAATTGCAGGACGTCGCCGGGCAATCTATGGCCTAG
- a CDS encoding TIGR04086 family membrane protein, which produces MYDTKSSGRLGAIRRYPVLYGCFWALMLAAIGIVIVFLIAQLGDLQPRGITAAAYIIHCIAVFFGSLAASRSAQSRGWLYGSLTGLLYALLMIAIGLFVYNTFTIDPSGLFRVFLMAAIGAFGGMIAMATTGDD; this is translated from the coding sequence ATGTACGATACAAAATCGTCTGGACGGCTTGGCGCCATTCGGCGGTACCCAGTGCTCTACGGTTGCTTCTGGGCCCTGATGCTCGCCGCAATCGGTATTGTCATTGTCTTTCTCATCGCTCAGTTGGGAGATCTACAGCCTCGGGGGATTACCGCTGCCGCATATATTATCCACTGCATCGCGGTCTTTTTCGGCTCCCTTGCAGCCAGTCGATCCGCCCAGTCACGCGGCTGGCTATACGGCAGCCTAACAGGTTTGCTGTATGCACTTTTAATGATTGCGATTGGCCTGTTTGTCTACAACACTTTTACGATTGACCCTAGTGGACTATTTCGCGTCTTTTTAATGGCCGCCATTGGCGCATTCGGTGGCATGATTGCGATGGCGACGACAGGGGACGACTAA
- the yajC gene encoding preprotein translocase subunit YajC, giving the protein MHGNSLIFLVILVIVFYFLMILPQRRNQKKKAQMMRELAPGTKIMTASGIYAEVAEVHGDILVARVAEGVEIEMDTRAVVRVVSEAPAAEAEDAVEDEAVEEHPLGPPDEYVDEADEREGELSDDVDEDEEVEHGEEHRHADSDKRHS; this is encoded by the coding sequence ATGCACGGAAATAGCTTAATCTTTCTCGTCATTTTGGTGATTGTCTTTTACTTTCTGATGATTTTGCCGCAACGGCGCAATCAGAAGAAAAAGGCGCAAATGATGAGAGAACTCGCTCCGGGTACAAAAATTATGACGGCATCGGGAATCTATGCCGAAGTGGCAGAGGTTCATGGTGATATTCTCGTCGCGCGAGTGGCGGAAGGCGTCGAGATAGAAATGGATACGCGTGCGGTGGTTCGCGTGGTCAGCGAGGCACCTGCGGCGGAAGCCGAGGATGCAGTTGAGGACGAGGCAGTGGAGGAACATCCGCTGGGCCCACCGGATGAATACGTTGATGAGGCCGATGAGCGTGAAGGCGAGCTATCCGATGATGTCGATGAAGATGAGGAAGTGGAACATGGCGAGGAACACCGCCATGCGGATAGTGACAAGCGACATTCATGA
- the tgt gene encoding tRNA guanosine(34) transglycosylase Tgt translates to MTVPVRYELIQRCKDTSARRGRVYTPHGVIETPVFMPVGTQATVKTMAPWELEELGAKIILSNTYHLHLRPGEELVKQGGGLHGFMNWSGAVLTDSGGFQVFSLSELRKITDEGVAFRSHIDGSPRFFSPESVMGIENALGADIIMQLDECPPYPASREYLRTSLDRTLAWAKRCVAAHARPDEQALFGIVQGGEHLDLRREAAEALVDLDLPGYAIGGLSVGEPKPLMYEILAYTTPFLPADKPRYLMGVGSPDDLFEGVERGIDMFDCVLPTRIARNGTIFTSKGKLVLKNARFKDDFSPIDEDCNCRVCKTFTRAYIRHLLKAEEVLGIRLTTYHNVHFLLDLMEKMRKSIEENRFLAFKREFYDSYGYTEHREDVF, encoded by the coding sequence TTGACGGTACCAGTCAGGTATGAGTTGATTCAGCGATGCAAGGACACATCGGCTCGGCGTGGACGGGTGTACACGCCGCATGGTGTGATCGAAACACCGGTGTTTATGCCCGTTGGCACGCAGGCGACGGTGAAGACAATGGCTCCGTGGGAACTCGAAGAGTTGGGAGCCAAAATCATTTTGTCGAATACATACCACTTGCACTTGCGCCCAGGTGAGGAGCTTGTGAAGCAAGGCGGCGGGTTACATGGGTTTATGAATTGGTCGGGCGCGGTCTTGACGGACAGCGGCGGGTTTCAGGTGTTCAGTTTGTCTGAGCTGCGCAAAATTACGGATGAGGGTGTGGCTTTTCGGTCGCATATCGATGGAAGTCCTCGCTTTTTCTCGCCGGAGTCGGTGATGGGGATTGAAAACGCGCTGGGTGCAGACATCATTATGCAACTGGATGAGTGCCCGCCGTATCCTGCGTCGCGCGAGTATTTGCGCACGTCACTCGACAGGACGTTGGCCTGGGCAAAACGCTGTGTTGCGGCGCACGCTCGGCCGGACGAGCAGGCGTTGTTTGGGATTGTTCAGGGTGGCGAGCACCTCGACTTGCGGCGGGAGGCGGCGGAGGCATTGGTCGATCTCGACTTGCCCGGATACGCCATTGGCGGCCTGAGTGTAGGTGAGCCGAAGCCGTTGATGTACGAGATTCTCGCGTACACGACGCCGTTCTTGCCAGCGGATAAGCCGCGGTACTTGATGGGCGTCGGTTCTCCGGACGACCTGTTTGAGGGCGTTGAGCGAGGCATTGACATGTTTGACTGTGTATTGCCGACGCGGATTGCGCGCAACGGTACGATTTTTACGTCAAAAGGTAAACTTGTGTTGAAGAATGCGAGATTCAAGGATGACTTTTCGCCGATTGACGAGGATTGCAACTGTCGCGTCTGCAAGACGTTTACGAGAGCTTATATCCGGCATTTGCTGAAGGCCGAAGAAGTACTCGGCATTCGTTTGACCACTTACCACAATGTTCATTTCTTGCTGGACTTGATGGAGAAAATGAGAAAGTCTATCGAGGAGAACAGGTTTTTGGCATTCAAACGAGAATTTTACGATTCGTATGGTTATACTGAACATCGAGAGGATGTGTTTTAA